Proteins encoded within one genomic window of Spirulina major PCC 6313:
- a CDS encoding tetratricopeptide repeat protein has translation MVNRKVVALVLAVSLGFAPQGAMAQTVNQLFEQGNAAQAQGRFAEAERVFRQVLQAEPNNTVAHYNLGLALRKQGNLTAAIASYRRALQIDPNNAAAHNNLGLALYQQGNLTAAIASYRRALQIDPNYAFAHYNLGLALKDQGNLEAAIASYRRALQIDPNDAFAHNNLGNALSDQGKLAEAIASYRRALEIDPNDAIAHNNLGFALSDQGKLAEAIASYRRALQIDPNYAIAHNNLGIALSDQGNLEAAIASFQRALQIDLNYTDAHIGLGNALSEQGNLEAAIASFQRALQIDPNYALAHNNLGFALYTQGKLDEAIASYRRALEIDPNHTRARNNLRNALRDQNN, from the coding sequence ATGGTTAATCGCAAGGTGGTCGCGTTGGTGTTGGCGGTGTCGTTGGGCTTTGCGCCGCAGGGGGCGATGGCTCAGACGGTCAATCAACTTTTTGAGCAGGGCAATGCAGCCCAAGCGCAGGGTCGTTTTGCTGAAGCAGAGAGGGTGTTTCGGCAAGTGCTACAGGCCGAACCAAATAATACTGTCGCTCACTACAATCTCGGTCTTGCCCTGAGAAAGCAAGGAAACCTAACAGCAGCGATCGCATCCTACCGACGGGCGCTCCAAATTGACCCCAATAATGCTGCTGCTCACAACAATCTCGGTCTTGCCCTGTATCAGCAAGGGAACCTAACAGCAGCGATCGCCTCCTACCGACGGGCGCTCCAAATTGACCCTAACTATGCTTTTGCTCACTACAATCTCGGTCTTGCCCTGAAAGACCAAGGGAACCTAGAAGCAGCGATCGCCTCCTACCGACGGGCGCTCCAAATTGACCCTAACGATGCTTTTGCTCACAACAATCTCGGTAATGCCCTGAGTGACCAAGGAAAACTAGCAGAAGCGATCGCATCCTACCGACGGGCGCTCGAAATTGACCCTAACGATGCCATTGCTCACAACAATCTCGGTTTTGCCCTGAGTGACCAAGGAAAACTAGCAGAAGCGATCGCATCCTACCGACGGGCGCTCCAAATTGACCCTAACTATGCCATTGCTCACAACAATCTCGGTATTGCCCTGTCTGACCAAGGAAACCTAGAAGCAGCGATCGCCTCCTTCCAACGGGCGCTCCAAATTGACCTTAACTATACTGATGCTCACATTGGTCTCGGTAATGCCCTGTCTGAGCAAGGGAACCTAGAAGCAGCGATCGCCTCCTTCCAACGGGCGCTCCAAATTGATCCTAACTATGCCCTTGCTCACAACAATCTCGGTTTTGCCCTGTATACCCAAGGGAAACTTGATGAAGCGATCGCATCCTACCGACGGGCGCTCGAAATTGACCCTAATCACACTCGTGCTCGCAATAATCTTAGGAATGCGTTGAGAGACCAAAACAACTAG
- a CDS encoding DUF4129 domain-containing protein yields MSDFAQQSLSWQFSQWQRQIGEWWDWQTRQLNGPDETDVAQWLMSPPWQLLRQLIFWGGLIALGLWSLWVVGRGLAPYVKSWRTRNQRDRTTAPSSLQHTAAQWQTEAKQQYLKGHYRQACLCLYLGMLQILHDRHIAPHLPSRTDGEYRQLIQTLPRPDPYFTLLVMHQGLKFGDTRPTAALFDRCWHAYSDLSTHS; encoded by the coding sequence ATGAGCGACTTTGCACAACAAAGCCTCAGTTGGCAATTCAGCCAATGGCAGCGGCAGATTGGGGAATGGTGGGACTGGCAAACCCGTCAGCTCAACGGCCCTGATGAAACGGACGTGGCCCAATGGCTGATGTCTCCCCCCTGGCAACTCCTGCGCCAGCTCATTTTTTGGGGAGGGTTAATCGCCCTCGGTCTTTGGAGCCTGTGGGTTGTGGGGCGAGGCCTTGCCCCCTACGTTAAATCATGGCGCACCCGCAATCAGCGCGATCGCACCACCGCCCCCTCATCCCTCCAGCACACCGCCGCCCAATGGCAAACCGAAGCCAAACAACAGTATCTCAAGGGTCACTATCGCCAAGCCTGTCTCTGTCTTTACTTGGGAATGCTCCAAATTCTCCACGATCGCCACATCGCCCCCCATCTCCCCAGCCGCACCGATGGCGAATATCGCCAGTTAATCCAAACCCTCCCCCGCCCTGACCCCTACTTCACCCTCTTGGTGATGCACCAAGGTCTAAAATTTGGGGATACACGCCCCACAGCGGCATTGTTCGATCGCTGTTGGCACGCTTATTCTGACCTCTCAACCCATTCATAA
- a CDS encoding nucleotidyltransferase family protein, whose translation MNHLPDHLPPERDRILDTLRHFAPHLHEKYGVTRLGIFGSVARNEATATSDIDIVLELTEPDLFTMVDIKTDLEHRFQRSIDLIRYRPRMNHYLKRRIDRDAIYI comes from the coding sequence ATGAATCATCTCCCCGATCACCTTCCCCCAGAGCGCGATCGCATCCTCGATACCCTCCGTCACTTTGCCCCCCACCTACACGAAAAATATGGTGTAACCCGCCTTGGCATTTTTGGATCAGTCGCTCGCAACGAAGCCACCGCCACCAGTGATATCGATATCGTGCTGGAATTAACAGAACCCGACCTGTTCACCATGGTGGATATCAAAACCGATCTCGAACACAGGTTTCAACGCTCTATCGACCTCATTCGCTATCGCCCCCGCATGAATCACTACCTCAAACGCAGAATCGATCGCGACGCAATTTACATCTGA
- a CDS encoding HepT-like ribonuclease domain-containing protein, whose protein sequence is MQRINRRFAQISHPDDFLDTDRGQDLLDAISMMLIAIGENLKWLDRETNGKIFAPYPQVNWRGAKGVRDVLAHRYFDIDAEEIFTLCQKQLPEIINAIQSILNDYED, encoded by the coding sequence TTGCAACGGATCAATCGCCGATTCGCACAAATTTCACACCCTGATGACTTTCTAGACACCGATCGGGGTCAAGATTTGCTGGATGCGATCAGCATGATGTTGATTGCAATTGGTGAAAATCTAAAATGGCTGGATCGGGAAACGAATGGCAAAATTTTCGCCCCCTATCCACAAGTCAACTGGCGCGGTGCAAAGGGTGTGCGTGATGTTTTAGCGCATCGCTATTTTGATATTGATGCCGAAGAAATTTTCACACTGTGCCAAAAACAACTTCCCGAAATAATCAATGCAATTCAATCCATCCTCAACGACTATGAAGACTAA
- a CDS encoding DUF4350 domain-containing protein yields the protein MMQRLRRHGLRGVFGVVGLVFLISLAIAPAQTPLYSGSTYTRGPEGYGAWYAWAQAEGMDLQRWQRPAADFSATHAGSPGQTFLQIYPSLIPDPSPSPELAAWISAGNTLVQVGVRQPVTAAPFESKPNTPWGAGELDTRRRKLEATAGIWSDPYGAIAWRESVGNGEMIRVTTPFLAANAYQETRANFQLLAHLVVQPQDPLGTAIDFQARAVWVDEYLHGYEEEGAIAADPDRDTLWGYLAQTALAPLAIQGAIATLIALIALNRRFGAAQPLTPPMENNSQAYINALASVLAKAEQHHFVLQLLSAEKQRQLQHQLGLGSTLLTPDDLRAAWVERGRSLRDLNRVLHLQTKSRLSKGELQQWLQQWEAIITKIVRESERC from the coding sequence ATGATGCAGCGTTTACGACGGCACGGGCTGCGGGGGGTTTTCGGTGTGGTGGGATTGGTCTTTTTAATCAGTCTTGCGATCGCCCCCGCTCAAACCCCCCTCTATTCCGGCTCCACCTATACCCGTGGCCCCGAAGGCTACGGGGCTTGGTACGCTTGGGCCCAGGCAGAAGGCATGGATCTCCAACGCTGGCAACGGCCCGCTGCGGATTTTTCCGCTACTCACGCTGGTTCGCCCGGCCAAACCTTCCTGCAAATTTATCCCTCCCTCATCCCTGACCCTTCCCCCAGTCCAGAGCTAGCCGCCTGGATCAGCGCGGGCAATACCCTGGTGCAGGTGGGCGTTCGTCAGCCGGTCACCGCTGCCCCCTTCGAGAGTAAACCGAATACCCCGTGGGGGGCGGGTGAACTCGATACCCGCCGCCGTAAATTAGAAGCCACAGCGGGGATTTGGTCTGACCCTTATGGGGCGATCGCTTGGCGGGAATCGGTGGGTAATGGGGAAATGATTCGAGTCACAACCCCCTTTTTGGCGGCCAATGCCTACCAAGAGACGCGGGCCAATTTTCAACTGTTGGCCCATCTGGTGGTGCAGCCTCAAGATCCCCTCGGTACTGCGATTGATTTTCAGGCGCGGGCGGTGTGGGTGGATGAATATTTGCATGGTTATGAAGAGGAAGGCGCGATCGCAGCCGATCCTGACCGCGATACCCTCTGGGGTTATCTCGCCCAAACGGCCCTCGCGCCGCTAGCGATCCAAGGTGCGATCGCCACTCTGATCGCTCTCATCGCCCTCAATCGTCGCTTTGGAGCCGCCCAACCCCTCACCCCGCCCATGGAAAACAATAGCCAAGCCTATATCAACGCCCTCGCCTCAGTCCTCGCCAAAGCCGAACAGCATCACTTTGTCCTGCAACTGCTTAGTGCGGAAAAACAACGCCAATTACAACATCAGCTTGGCCTCGGCAGTACATTGCTGACCCCCGATGACCTGCGGGCGGCTTGGGTAGAACGGGGGCGATCGCTCCGTGACCTCAATCGCGTCCTCCATCTGCAAACGAAATCCCGCCTCAGCAAAGGGGAACTACAGCAATGGCTCCAACAGTGGGAGGCGATCATTACGAAAATAGTGCGGGAGTCTGAAAGGTGTTGA
- the crtB gene encoding 15-cis-phytoene synthase CrtB: protein MLQLPKPHHHPPKTLVSAAESYEYCRQITAHYSKTFYMGTLLMPPEKRQAIWAIYEWCRRTDELVDGPKAYTTTPETLDAWENHLEAVFAGHPQEDADVALVDTLERFPIPIDPFRDMIAGQRMDLYRSRYDTFEELKLYCYRVAGTVGLMTSPVLGFSEPPSASPWQLANHSETLEAAVDLGIANQLTNILRDVGEDTGRGRIYLPLADLHRFDYTEKDLFNSVVDERWRSLMKFEIRRAREFYRRAEDGIRDLNPDARWPVWSALMLYQGILNVIEQNDYDVFNKRAFVPKGRKLLYLPVAWLRAQVL from the coding sequence ATGCTGCAACTGCCTAAACCTCACCACCACCCCCCGAAAACCCTCGTCTCTGCCGCAGAGTCGTATGAGTACTGTCGGCAAATTACCGCCCACTACTCCAAAACGTTCTATATGGGAACGTTGTTGATGCCCCCAGAGAAGCGCCAAGCGATCTGGGCGATCTATGAATGGTGTCGCCGCACGGATGAACTCGTCGATGGCCCTAAAGCCTACACCACCACCCCTGAAACCTTGGATGCGTGGGAAAACCACCTCGAAGCCGTTTTTGCGGGCCATCCCCAAGAGGATGCGGATGTGGCTCTGGTGGACACCCTCGAACGCTTTCCGATTCCCATTGACCCCTTCCGCGACATGATCGCAGGTCAACGGATGGATCTCTACCGCAGTCGCTACGACACCTTTGAAGAGCTAAAGCTTTACTGTTACCGCGTGGCGGGGACAGTGGGGTTGATGACCAGTCCGGTGTTGGGGTTTTCAGAACCACCCTCGGCGAGTCCGTGGCAGTTGGCGAACCATTCTGAAACCCTGGAAGCGGCGGTGGATCTGGGGATTGCGAACCAATTGACGAATATTTTGCGGGATGTGGGCGAGGACACTGGACGGGGCCGGATCTATCTTCCCTTGGCGGATTTGCATCGTTTTGACTACACGGAAAAGGATTTGTTTAACAGTGTGGTGGATGAGCGGTGGCGATCGCTGATGAAGTTTGAAATCCGCCGCGCCCGCGAATTCTATCGTCGTGCCGAAGACGGCATTCGGGATTTAAACCCCGATGCCCGGTGGCCGGTGTGGTCAGCGTTGATGCTCTACCAAGGCATTCTCAATGTCATTGAGCAAAACGATTACGACGTATTTAACAAGCGGGCCTTTGTTCCCAAAGGTCGTAAGTTGCTTTATTTACCCGTGGCTTGGCTCCGCGCTCAGGTGTTGTAA
- the pds gene encoding 15-cis-phytoene desaturase, with translation MQVAIAGAGLAGLACAKYLVDAGHTPIVLERRDVLGGLVAAWQDEDGDWYETGLHVFFGAYPNMLQLFAELGIEDRLQWKDHTLIFNQPEKPGTYSRFDVPDIPAPINVILSILRNNDMLTWEQKLRFAWGLWPAIVRGQQYVENMDEYSLLEWLERQGVDEKVNSDIFIAASKALTFINPDEVSATVPLTALNRFLQERYGSKVAFLDGSPTERLCQPMVDYITARGGEVHLNTSLKEITLNPDNTVQSFVMRGHNGAPDRVITADAYVSALSVDPLKTLIPQPWREIDYFQKLAKLEGVPVINIHLWFDRKLTDIDQLLFSRSDLLSVYADMSNTCRGYESDRSMLEFVLAPAAQWISKSDEDILTATLVELKKLFPHHFEGDNPAQLLKSKVVKTPRSVYKAVPGCQAYRPDQSSPIANFYLAGSYTMQEFLGSMEGAVLSGKRAAQAIQRDASSFTPTPPALVTS, from the coding sequence ATGCAAGTTGCGATCGCCGGAGCCGGATTGGCAGGATTAGCCTGCGCCAAGTATCTGGTCGATGCGGGTCATACCCCCATCGTCTTAGAACGCCGTGATGTGTTAGGGGGACTCGTCGCCGCCTGGCAAGACGAAGACGGGGACTGGTACGAAACCGGCCTCCATGTGTTTTTTGGAGCCTATCCCAACATGCTGCAACTCTTCGCCGAACTCGGCATCGAAGACCGCTTGCAATGGAAAGACCACACCCTGATTTTTAACCAACCGGAAAAACCCGGCACCTATTCCCGCTTCGACGTGCCCGACATCCCCGCCCCGATCAATGTCATCCTCTCCATCCTCCGCAACAATGACATGCTCACCTGGGAGCAAAAACTCCGCTTCGCCTGGGGGTTGTGGCCAGCGATCGTCCGGGGTCAGCAATATGTGGAAAACATGGACGAGTACAGCCTCCTCGAATGGCTCGAACGCCAAGGGGTCGATGAAAAAGTAAACAGCGATATTTTCATCGCCGCCTCCAAAGCCCTCACCTTTATCAATCCCGACGAAGTCTCCGCCACTGTCCCCCTCACCGCCCTCAATCGCTTCTTACAAGAACGCTACGGCTCCAAAGTCGCCTTCCTCGATGGTTCCCCCACCGAACGCCTCTGTCAGCCGATGGTGGACTACATCACCGCACGGGGGGGAGAAGTTCACCTCAACACCTCCCTCAAGGAAATCACCCTCAACCCCGACAACACGGTGCAAAGCTTCGTAATGCGGGGCCACAACGGCGCACCGGATCGGGTGATTACCGCTGATGCCTACGTGTCGGCCCTCTCCGTTGACCCCCTCAAAACCCTAATTCCTCAACCCTGGCGCGAAATTGACTATTTCCAAAAACTGGCCAAGCTCGAAGGCGTGCCGGTGATTAACATTCACCTCTGGTTTGACCGCAAACTCACCGACATTGACCAACTGCTCTTTTCCCGTTCAGACCTCCTCAGCGTCTACGCGGATATGAGCAACACCTGCCGGGGGTATGAGAGCGATCGCTCCATGCTCGAATTCGTCCTTGCCCCCGCCGCCCAGTGGATCAGTAAATCCGACGAGGACATCCTCACCGCCACCCTCGTTGAACTGAAAAAGCTTTTCCCCCATCACTTTGAGGGAGATAACCCCGCCCAACTGCTCAAATCCAAAGTCGTTAAAACCCCCCGCTCTGTTTACAAAGCGGTGCCCGGCTGTCAAGCCTACCGACCCGACCAAAGCAGCCCGATCGCCAACTTCTACCTCGCCGGAAGCTATACCATGCAAGAGTTTCTCGGCAGTATGGAAGGCGCGGTCTTGTCCGGTAAACGAGCGGCCCAAGCCATTCAGCGCGATGCGTCCTCGTTCACACCAACCCCCCCTGCCCTAGTAACCTCTTAA
- a CDS encoding DUF11 domain-containing protein: MIRDGGRFWARRRKVAIAILTLGCWGAIAALALSGLGNRGRWSQAAEIQNTATADGDNLPSVITSNSTTFTAEPAKLELIKTADRAAAEPGDTAVYRLVLRNTGSSTADQIVLTDQLPLGINFLPASVQTVLTRDGQNQAVTPTITTNQREVTIRYPELKAGETLTIIYAAVLTPDSIRGTGRNVAQEARSNVASYVMAIRPGILSDCGTLIGRVFEDLNFDGEQQPGEPGIPNAVIFLDNGNRITTDPDGLFSMANVLAGDRMGTLDVTSVPGYTIAPNRYFIERNSLARLVRLEPGGLARMNFGVTPLAESEGS, encoded by the coding sequence ATGATTCGTGACGGTGGGAGATTTTGGGCACGGCGACGCAAGGTTGCGATCGCAATCCTAACGCTGGGGTGCTGGGGGGCGATCGCTGCCCTCGCCCTCAGTGGTCTGGGCAATCGTGGGCGATGGAGTCAGGCGGCGGAAATTCAGAACACCGCCACCGCCGATGGGGATAATCTGCCCAGCGTCATCACCTCCAACTCCACCACCTTCACCGCCGAACCCGCTAAACTCGAACTGATTAAAACCGCCGATCGGGCTGCTGCTGAACCCGGTGATACTGCTGTGTATCGCTTGGTGTTGCGCAATACCGGCTCATCAACGGCGGATCAAATTGTCTTAACCGATCAACTGCCCTTGGGGATTAATTTTCTCCCGGCATCGGTGCAAACGGTTCTCACCCGTGACGGTCAAAATCAAGCTGTTACCCCCACGATCACGACCAATCAGCGGGAAGTGACGATCCGTTATCCCGAACTCAAAGCAGGCGAAACCCTGACCATCATCTACGCGGCAGTATTAACCCCCGATTCAATCCGTGGGACGGGGCGCAATGTGGCCCAAGAAGCACGGAGTAATGTGGCGAGCTATGTGATGGCGATTCGACCGGGGATTTTGTCGGACTGTGGCACGTTGATCGGGCGGGTGTTTGAGGATCTCAATTTTGATGGGGAACAGCAGCCGGGAGAACCGGGAATTCCCAATGCGGTGATTTTTCTGGACAACGGCAATCGGATTACGACTGATCCCGATGGTTTGTTTTCGATGGCGAATGTGTTGGCGGGCGATCGCATGGGAACCTTGGATGTAACCAGTGTTCCGGGCTATACGATCGCGCCGAATCGGTATTTTATTGAGCGTAATAGTTTAGCGCGGCTGGTGCGTCTTGAACCGGGTGGGTTGGCACGGATGAATTTTGGTGTGACACCTCTTGCAGAATCCGAAGGGTCATGA